From a single Myotis daubentonii chromosome 5, mMyoDau2.1, whole genome shotgun sequence genomic region:
- the MAT2B gene encoding methionine adenosyltransferase 2 subunit beta isoform X1, with amino-acid sequence MVGREKEFSVHFVPGNCQLVEEEVNVPNRRVLITGATGLLGRAVYKEFHQNNWHTVGCGFRRARPKFEHVNLLDANAVHHIIYDFQPHVIVHCAAERRPDVVENQPDAAAQLNVDASGNLAKEAAAIGAFLIYISSDYVFDGTNPPYREEDIPSPLNLYGKTKLEGEKAVLENNLGAAVLRIPILYGEVEKLEESSVTVMFDKVQFSNKSANMDHWQQRFPTHVKDVASVCRQLAEKRMLDPSIKGTFHWSGNEQMTKYEMACAIADAFNLPSSHLRPITDSPVLGAQRPKNSQLDCSKLETLGIGQRTPFRIGIKESLWPFLIDKRWRQTVFH; translated from the exons GAGGAAGTTAATGTCCCCAATAGGCGTGTTCTGATTACTGGTGCCACTGGGCTTCTTGGCAGAGCTGTGTACAAAGAATTTCATCAGAATAATTGGCATACCGTTGGCTGTGGTTTTAGAAGAGCAAGACCAAAATTTGAACATGTTAATCTATTGGATGCGAATGCAGTTCATCACATCATTTATGATTTTCAG CCCCATGTCATAGTACACTGTGCAGCAGAGAGAAGGCCGGATGTTGTAGAAAATCAGCCAGATGCTGCCGCTCAACTTAACGTGGATGCTTCTGGGAATTTAGCAAAGGAAGCAG cTGCAATTGGAGCATTTCTAATCTATATTAGCTCAGATTATGTTTTTGATGGAACAAATCCTCCTTATAGAGAGGAAGATATACCAAGTCCCTTAAATCTATATGGCAAAACAAaattagaaggagaaaaggctgtTCTGGAGAACAATTTAG GAGCTGCTGTTTTGAGAATTCCTATTCTGTATGGAGAAGTTGAAAAGCTGGAGGAGAGTTCTGTGACTGTTATGTTTGATAAAGTGCAGTTCAGCAATAAGTCAGCGAACATGGACCACTGGCAGCAGAGGTTCCCAACGCACGTCAAGGACGTAGCCTCCGTGTGTCGTCAGCTGGCAGAGAAGAGAATGCTG GATCCATCAATTAAGGGAACTTTTCACTGGTCTGGAAATGAACAGATGACAAAGTATGAAATGGCATGTGCAATTGCAGACGCCTTCAACCTCCCCAGCAGTCACTTACGACCA ataACTGACAGTCCTGTCTTAGGAGCCCAACGTCCAAAAAATTCTCAGCTTGACTGCTCCAAATTGGAGACCTTGGGAATTGGCCAGCGAACACCGTTTCGAATTGGAATCAAAGAGTCACTCTGGCCCTTCCTCATTGATAAGAGATGGAGACAAACGGTCTTTCACTAG
- the MAT2B gene encoding methionine adenosyltransferase 2 subunit beta isoform X2: MPEMPENMEQEEVNVPNRRVLITGATGLLGRAVYKEFHQNNWHTVGCGFRRARPKFEHVNLLDANAVHHIIYDFQPHVIVHCAAERRPDVVENQPDAAAQLNVDASGNLAKEAAAIGAFLIYISSDYVFDGTNPPYREEDIPSPLNLYGKTKLEGEKAVLENNLGAAVLRIPILYGEVEKLEESSVTVMFDKVQFSNKSANMDHWQQRFPTHVKDVASVCRQLAEKRMLDPSIKGTFHWSGNEQMTKYEMACAIADAFNLPSSHLRPITDSPVLGAQRPKNSQLDCSKLETLGIGQRTPFRIGIKESLWPFLIDKRWRQTVFH, translated from the exons GAGGAAGTTAATGTCCCCAATAGGCGTGTTCTGATTACTGGTGCCACTGGGCTTCTTGGCAGAGCTGTGTACAAAGAATTTCATCAGAATAATTGGCATACCGTTGGCTGTGGTTTTAGAAGAGCAAGACCAAAATTTGAACATGTTAATCTATTGGATGCGAATGCAGTTCATCACATCATTTATGATTTTCAG CCCCATGTCATAGTACACTGTGCAGCAGAGAGAAGGCCGGATGTTGTAGAAAATCAGCCAGATGCTGCCGCTCAACTTAACGTGGATGCTTCTGGGAATTTAGCAAAGGAAGCAG cTGCAATTGGAGCATTTCTAATCTATATTAGCTCAGATTATGTTTTTGATGGAACAAATCCTCCTTATAGAGAGGAAGATATACCAAGTCCCTTAAATCTATATGGCAAAACAAaattagaaggagaaaaggctgtTCTGGAGAACAATTTAG GAGCTGCTGTTTTGAGAATTCCTATTCTGTATGGAGAAGTTGAAAAGCTGGAGGAGAGTTCTGTGACTGTTATGTTTGATAAAGTGCAGTTCAGCAATAAGTCAGCGAACATGGACCACTGGCAGCAGAGGTTCCCAACGCACGTCAAGGACGTAGCCTCCGTGTGTCGTCAGCTGGCAGAGAAGAGAATGCTG GATCCATCAATTAAGGGAACTTTTCACTGGTCTGGAAATGAACAGATGACAAAGTATGAAATGGCATGTGCAATTGCAGACGCCTTCAACCTCCCCAGCAGTCACTTACGACCA ataACTGACAGTCCTGTCTTAGGAGCCCAACGTCCAAAAAATTCTCAGCTTGACTGCTCCAAATTGGAGACCTTGGGAATTGGCCAGCGAACACCGTTTCGAATTGGAATCAAAGAGTCACTCTGGCCCTTCCTCATTGATAAGAGATGGAGACAAACGGTCTTTCACTAG